The stretch of DNA TAATGGTATATTTTAGTGAGAAAAACTTAGGAGAAATATGAGAATCCGCGATTTCAGAACAATTCAATACTTCGCATGTCTATCTTTGGGCGCAGTCGCATTTACTGCATGCGGAGATGACGAGTTCACCCCGATTTCAAAGGACCGCGGGTACGAATACTCGATCAAGTCCAAATCGGATTTCGCGGACATCCCCTGCAACGAAAAGCGCGAAGGCCGCGAGGCTGTTGTCGGTCGCGACAAGGACAGCTATATCTGCAAATTCGACTACCGCGATTCCGCGTACATCTGGATTGGTGACACAGACACGCTCACCGCGGAGGGCAGGGACTTCAAACGAGCAGAAAGTTCCAGCAGCTACTCCTCAAGCTACAGTTCTTCAAGCAGCCAATCCTCGGGTTCCACCATCAGTTATGGGACAATGAAGGATTCACGCGACGGCCAGACATACAAGACGGTGGTAGTCGACGGCGTAACCTGGATGGCCGAAAACCTGAACTACGCCGAACACGAAACAGGGGCATCCAGTTGTTACAGCAACATTGACCAGTATTGCGAAACATACGGTCGTCTGTACAGCCGCGACGCGGCAATGAACAGCACCTCGTGCGAATACCAAATGTCTTGCGATTTGGGCGAAGGTCCCATACAGGGAGTCTGCCCGAGCGGTTGGCATATCCCGACAAAAGCAGAAGTGCAAAGCCTGCTGGATTACATCAGTTCCCCATCGGCATTGAGGTCGACCGGATCGAGCTGGAGCTACCCGGGAACAGACGAGTACGGACTTTCCTTCCTGGGCGCCGGCAACTGGAGCGACGGTACTTTCGAGGACATCCGCAAATACGAAGTCATGTGGATATACATACCCAGCAGCCTCCAGTATTTCCTCTTGATTTCTGGTTCTTCTGACAATGCGGAAATCTGGGATCACTCTTCGAACAAATACTACGGCACCGTCCGCTGCATAAAGGGCGACGGAGTTGCTCCGGCCAGTTCTTCCAGCCTGTCATCAAGCAGCTATTCCAGTTCGTCACAGCGCAGCAG from Fibrobacter sp. encodes:
- a CDS encoding FISUMP domain-containing protein, which produces MRIRDFRTIQYFACLSLGAVAFTACGDDEFTPISKDRGYEYSIKSKSDFADIPCNEKREGREAVVGRDKDSYICKFDYRDSAYIWIGDTDTLTAEGRDFKRAESSSSYSSSYSSSSSQSSGSTISYGTMKDSRDGQTYKTVVVDGVTWMAENLNYAEHETGASSCYSNIDQYCETYGRLYSRDAAMNSTSCEYQMSCDLGEGPIQGVCPSGWHIPTKAEVQSLLDYISSPSALRSTGSSWSYPGTDEYGLSFLGAGNWSDGTFEDIRKYEVMWIYIPSSLQYFLLISGSSDNAEIWDHSSNKYYGTVRCIKGDGVAPASSSSLSSSSYSSSSQRSSSSQYQEITEPLLEEAGTQFNPDIEYGTLTDTRDGKTYKTVEVDGVTWMAENLNYAGNEVGESVCFNDDDNFCKIYGRLYSRDAAMNSSDCAFKGSCNLGSDPIQGVCPDGWHIPTKSEAQDLVDFVSGQSRPLRSAKGWKASLTSGLDTYGLSFLGAGAYRVNEEFTYLGEYDFVWAYYASSDQYYIIIRGSRGDTEVWDNSGTELYNTVRCIKD